The following coding sequences are from one Phalacrocorax aristotelis unplaced genomic scaffold, bGulAri2.1 scaffold_209, whole genome shotgun sequence window:
- the ZBTB9 gene encoding zinc finger and BTB domain-containing protein 9 produces the protein MTSSLGGAGGGRGLVAGRMAAEGGRVQISFPQHAAALLESLNRLRLEGKFCDVAVHVGGRIFPAHKSVLAAASPFFHDKLLLQDGGRLLLPPAIDPDAFEGLLHLIYSGRLSLLLEALPGHLLVASGLQMWHVVDQCSEILRELEGGVCRWAGRGSEVTSASSIGRGGEASSSWTTRGGDGSSSSSWTIRGGDGSTCTTHGGDGGSSWTNRGDGSSCSTHGGDGASSWPTRGGDGSSCPTRGGDGASSWPTRSGDGSSSSSWTARGGDGSLCPTRAGDGGSSWSTRGGDGSSSSSSSWPARGGDGSSWVTRGGDAATPSFAKEGGEEVLKIRVAADMTPAATSSLSSLLKDAGEEVLKICVEEEEEEEEEEEEEGGHQRRHRPTDALQIVLEEEEEEDGAPGDAHEPPKIFYIKQEAGDAAAAVEGLLPAAELAGGFVPAEVSYVIPSGGSGTTVTTSGTMMTTGGSAVFPQPSWKPVDLHGNEILGRGQALHAPVKLGAAPDGKRFGCLCGKRFAVKPKRDRHIMLTFSLRPFACAACHKRFKLKHHLTEHMKTHDGAGRACERCGRRFRLRSGLAKHRPLCQGARWGGGCWACE, from the exons ATGACGTCATCGCTCGGAggcgccggcggcggccgggg ACTCGTCGCGGGGAGGATGGCGGCGGAGGGGGGCCGGGTGCAGatctccttcccccagcacgCAGCGGCGCTGCTGGAATCCCTCAACCGCCTACGGTTGGAAGGGAAGTTCTGCGACGTGGCTGTCCACGTGGGCGGCCGGATCTTCCCAGCCCACAAGAGCGTCCTGGCCGCCGCGTCACCGTTCTTCCACgacaagctgctgctgcaggatgggGGGCGCTTGCTGCTGCCCCCCGCCATCGACCCCGATGCCTTTGAGGGGCTCCTTCATCTCATCTACTCGGGACGCTTGTCGTTGCTGTTGGAGGCCCTGCCTGGTCATCTCTTGGTGGCCAGCGGTCTCCAGATGTGGCACGTGGTGGATCAGTGCTCGGAGATCCTGAGGGAATTGGAGGGTGGGGTGTGTCGGTGGGCTGGGCGGGGCAGCGAAGTGACGTCAGCATCATCGATTGGCCGCGGCGGTGAGGCTTCATCATCATGGACCACCCGTGGTGGAGATGGGTCTTCATCATCATCCTGGACCATCCGCGGTGGAGACGGGTCTACGTGTACCACTCATGGTGGAGATGGAGGGTCGTCATGGACCAACCGTGGGGATGGATCTTCGTGTAGCACCCACGGTGGAGACGGAGCGTCGTCGTGGCCCACCCGCGGTGGAGATGGGTCATCATGTCCCACCCGCGGTGGTGACGGAGCGTCATCGTGGCCCACCCGCAGTGGCGATGGGTCTTCGTCATCCTCGTGGACCGCGCGCGGTGGCGACGGCTCGTTGTGTCCCACCCGCGCTGGTGATGGAGGATCCTCGTGGTCCACCCGTGGTGGTGACGGCTCTTCGTCGTCCTCATCATCGTGGCCTGCGCGCGGTGGTGACGGCTCTTCGTGGGTCACCCGTGGTGGCGACGCAGCGACGCCATCTTTCGCCAAGGAGGGGGGTGAGGAGGTCCTCAAAATCCGCGTGGCCGCTGACATGACGCCAGCGGCGACGTCGTCCCTCAGCTCCCTCCTGAAGGATGCCGGTGAGGAGGTCCTCAAAATCTgcgtggaggaggaggaagaagaagaagaagaagaggaagaagagggtgGGCACCAACGCCGTCACCGCCCCACCGACGCCCTCCAAATCgtgctggaggaagaggaagaggaagacgGGGCACCCGGAGACGCCCATGAGCCACCCAAAATCTTCTACATCAAGCAGGAGGCGGGtgacgccgccgccgccgttgAGGGCCTCCTGCCGGCGGCGGAGTTGGCGGGCGGCTTCGTGCCGGCGGAGGTGAGCTACGTCATCCCGTCAGGCGGCAGCGGGACGACGGTGACGACCAGCGGTACGATGATGACAACCGGCGGGTCGGCCGTCTTCCCGCAACCATCTTGGAAGCCGGTGGACCTTCACGGGAATGAGATCCTGGGCCGAGGTCAAGCCCTCCACGCCCCGGTGAAGTTAGGAGCGGCTCCGGACGGTAAACGTTTCGGTTGCCTGTGTGGTAAACGGTTCGCCGTCAAACCCAAGCGGGATCGACACATCATGTTGACCTTCAGCTTGCGTCCCTTCGCCTGCGCCGCCTGTCACAAGCGGTTTAAGCTGAAACATCATTTGACGGAGCACATGAAGACCCACGACGGCGCCGGGCGGGCCTGCGAGCGCTGCGGCCGGCGCTTCCGCCTGCGGAGTGGTTTGGCTAAACATCGGCCGCTCTGTCAGGGGGCTCgttggggaggggggtgctgGGCCTGCGAGTGA
- the LOC142051011 gene encoding uncharacterized protein LOC142051011 isoform X2, producing the protein MAENHPEPPGLQGLVPPSHFVLRPPGPSARMLEAELEAERRRGQALEVELEAGKRRGQALEVELEAERRRSQALEAELEAERRRSQALEVELEAERRRGQAQGAEPGGGQSPEECQATVLLQARLSALGHILTLQERELGRELPPPEVPMAVAPPRLQALLGRWREKVFALLVQLRVQEETQRVLQAQVGALGAAVAAGTRRVTRLELSLRERAATAKLQRRDTERLAQEVTRQRGRAEAAEEALGGLAQAAARLAGVVTAREAEVMAATGTMVTLSARLRRAGQRLRVLQVGGPGLTLSPRLVTPVSPCPLSPGLVAPAVALDWPRWQQDAAGDDPVAEVTGNTHLLAGTTARLRQSVVPLRVDAEVRHGQVTKDDVMQDEVARGKVTPHGGRTGPSPGRAALGSLVMQLQALGAAILGDDGDNGDPF; encoded by the exons ATGGCCGAGAATCACCCAGAGCCACCAG GTCTGCAGGGTCTCGTCCCCCCATCACACTTCGTGctccgcccccccggccccagTGCCAG GATGCTGGAGGCGGAGCTTGAGGCTGAGAGGAGGAGGGGCCAAGCCTTGGAGGTGGAGCTTGAGGCTGGGAAGAGGCGGGGCCAAGCACTGGAGGTGGAGCTTGAGGCTGAGAGGAGGCGGAGCCAGGCCTTGGAGGCAGAGCTTGAGGCTGAGAGGAGGCGGAGCCAGGCCCTGGAGGTGGAGCTTGAGGCTGAGAGGAGGCGTGGTCAAGCCCAGGGGGCGGAGCCTGGTGGGGGTCAGTCCCCAGAGGAG TGCCAGGCCACAGTACTGCTCCAGGCCCGGCTCAGCGCCCTCGGCCACATCCTGACCCTGCAGGAGCGTGAACTGGGCCGtgag ctgcccccccccGAGGTCCCCATGGCGGTGGCCCCCCCCCGGCTGCAGGCACTTTTGGGGCGCTGGCGGGAGAAGGTCTTCGCCCTCCTGGTGCAGCTGCGGGTGCAGGAGGAGACGCAGCGGGTGCTGCAGGCGCAG GTCGGGGCGCTGGGGGCGGCGGTGGCAGCGGGGACGCGCCGGGTGACGCGGCTGGAGCTGAGCCTGCGTGAGAGGGCAGCCACCGCCAAACTGCAGCGTCGGGACACCGAG CGCCTGGCGCAGGAGGTGACGCGGCAGCGGGGACGGGCAGAGGCGGCTGAGGAGGCACTGGGGGGACTGGCCCAGGCGGCTGCCAg GCTGGCCGGGGTGGTGACAGCACGCGAGGCTGAGGTGATGGCAGCCACCGGGACCATGGTGACCCTCAGCGCCCGCCTGCGCCGCGCGGGACAGCGGCTCCGCGTCCTCCAGG TGGGTGGCCCTGGACTCACCCTGTCCCCAAGGCTGGTGACCCCGGTGTCACCCTGTCCCCTGTCTCCAGGGCTGGTGGCTCCGGCGGTGGCCTTGGACTGGCCACGGTGGCAGCAGGACGCGGCGGGGGACGA CCCGGTGGCCGAGGTGACAGGCAACACACATCTTCTCGCAGGGACGACAGCCAGGCTCCGGCAAAGCG TGGTGCCCTTGCGGGTGGATGCGGAGGTGAGGCACGGCCAGGTGACAAAGGACGATGTGATGCAGGACGAGGTGGCACGGGGCAAG GTCACCCCCCACGGAGGCAGGACCGGcccttccccaggcagag CGGCACTAGGCTCCCTTGTGATGCAGCTGCAGGCCCTGGGTGCCGCCATCCTCGGGGACGATGGGGACAACGGTGACCCCTTCTGA
- the LOC142051011 gene encoding uncharacterized protein LOC142051011 isoform X5, whose product MAENHPEPPGTGLQGLVPPSHFVLRPPGPSARMLEAELEAERRRGQALEVELEAGKRRGQALEVELEAERRRSQALEAELEAERRRSQALEVELEAERRRGQAQGAEPGGGQSPEECQATVLLQARLSALGHILTLQERELGRELPPPEVPMAVAPPRLQALLGRWREKVFALLVQLRVQEETQRVLQAQVGALGAAVAAGTRRVTRLELSLRERAATAKLQRRDTERLAQEVTRQRGRAEAAEEALGGLAQAAARLAGVVTAREAEVMAATGTMVTLSARLRRAGQRLRVLQVGGPGLTLSPRLVTPVSPCPLSPGLVAPAVALDWPRWQQDAAGDDPVAEVTGNTHLLAGTTARLRQSGGVCRRRADTNLCFCCFDK is encoded by the exons ATGGCCGAGAATCACCCAGAGCCACCAGGTACTG GTCTGCAGGGTCTCGTCCCCCCATCACACTTCGTGctccgcccccccggccccagTGCCAG GATGCTGGAGGCGGAGCTTGAGGCTGAGAGGAGGAGGGGCCAAGCCTTGGAGGTGGAGCTTGAGGCTGGGAAGAGGCGGGGCCAAGCACTGGAGGTGGAGCTTGAGGCTGAGAGGAGGCGGAGCCAGGCCTTGGAGGCAGAGCTTGAGGCTGAGAGGAGGCGGAGCCAGGCCCTGGAGGTGGAGCTTGAGGCTGAGAGGAGGCGTGGTCAAGCCCAGGGGGCGGAGCCTGGTGGGGGTCAGTCCCCAGAGGAG TGCCAGGCCACAGTACTGCTCCAGGCCCGGCTCAGCGCCCTCGGCCACATCCTGACCCTGCAGGAGCGTGAACTGGGCCGtgag ctgcccccccccGAGGTCCCCATGGCGGTGGCCCCCCCCCGGCTGCAGGCACTTTTGGGGCGCTGGCGGGAGAAGGTCTTCGCCCTCCTGGTGCAGCTGCGGGTGCAGGAGGAGACGCAGCGGGTGCTGCAGGCGCAG GTCGGGGCGCTGGGGGCGGCGGTGGCAGCGGGGACGCGCCGGGTGACGCGGCTGGAGCTGAGCCTGCGTGAGAGGGCAGCCACCGCCAAACTGCAGCGTCGGGACACCGAG CGCCTGGCGCAGGAGGTGACGCGGCAGCGGGGACGGGCAGAGGCGGCTGAGGAGGCACTGGGGGGACTGGCCCAGGCGGCTGCCAg GCTGGCCGGGGTGGTGACAGCACGCGAGGCTGAGGTGATGGCAGCCACCGGGACCATGGTGACCCTCAGCGCCCGCCTGCGCCGCGCGGGACAGCGGCTCCGCGTCCTCCAGG TGGGTGGCCCTGGACTCACCCTGTCCCCAAGGCTGGTGACCCCGGTGTCACCCTGTCCCCTGTCTCCAGGGCTGGTGGCTCCGGCGGTGGCCTTGGACTGGCCACGGTGGCAGCAGGACGCGGCGGGGGACGA CCCGGTGGCCGAGGTGACAGGCAACACACATCTTCTCGCAGGGACGACAGCCAGGCTCCGGCAAAGCG GCGGTGTTTGTCGCCGGCGTGCCGACACGAACCTGTGTTTCTGTTGCTTCGATAAGTGA
- the LOC142051011 gene encoding coiled-coil alpha-helical rod protein 1-like isoform X3: protein MAENHPEPPGTGLQGLVPPSHFVLRPPGPSARMLEAELEAERRRGQALEVELEAGKRRGQALEVELEAERRRSQALEAELEAERRRSQALEVELEAERRRGQAQGAEPGGGQSPEECQATVLLQARLSALGHILTLQERELGRELPPPEVPMAVAPPRLQALLGRWREKVFALLVQLRVQEETQRVLQAQVGALGAAVAAGTRRVTRLELSLRERAATAKLQRRDTERLAQEVTRQRGRAEAAEEALGGLAQAAARLAGVVTAREAEVMAATGTMVTLSARLRRAGQRLRVLQGLVAPAVALDWPRWQQDAAGDDPVAEVTGNTHLLAGTTARLRQSVVPLRVDAEVRHGQVTKDDVMQDEVARGKVTPHGGRTGPSPGRAALGSLVMQLQALGAAILGDDGDNGDPF from the exons ATGGCCGAGAATCACCCAGAGCCACCAGGTACTG GTCTGCAGGGTCTCGTCCCCCCATCACACTTCGTGctccgcccccccggccccagTGCCAG GATGCTGGAGGCGGAGCTTGAGGCTGAGAGGAGGAGGGGCCAAGCCTTGGAGGTGGAGCTTGAGGCTGGGAAGAGGCGGGGCCAAGCACTGGAGGTGGAGCTTGAGGCTGAGAGGAGGCGGAGCCAGGCCTTGGAGGCAGAGCTTGAGGCTGAGAGGAGGCGGAGCCAGGCCCTGGAGGTGGAGCTTGAGGCTGAGAGGAGGCGTGGTCAAGCCCAGGGGGCGGAGCCTGGTGGGGGTCAGTCCCCAGAGGAG TGCCAGGCCACAGTACTGCTCCAGGCCCGGCTCAGCGCCCTCGGCCACATCCTGACCCTGCAGGAGCGTGAACTGGGCCGtgag ctgcccccccccGAGGTCCCCATGGCGGTGGCCCCCCCCCGGCTGCAGGCACTTTTGGGGCGCTGGCGGGAGAAGGTCTTCGCCCTCCTGGTGCAGCTGCGGGTGCAGGAGGAGACGCAGCGGGTGCTGCAGGCGCAG GTCGGGGCGCTGGGGGCGGCGGTGGCAGCGGGGACGCGCCGGGTGACGCGGCTGGAGCTGAGCCTGCGTGAGAGGGCAGCCACCGCCAAACTGCAGCGTCGGGACACCGAG CGCCTGGCGCAGGAGGTGACGCGGCAGCGGGGACGGGCAGAGGCGGCTGAGGAGGCACTGGGGGGACTGGCCCAGGCGGCTGCCAg GCTGGCCGGGGTGGTGACAGCACGCGAGGCTGAGGTGATGGCAGCCACCGGGACCATGGTGACCCTCAGCGCCCGCCTGCGCCGCGCGGGACAGCGGCTCCGCGTCCTCCAGG GGCTGGTGGCTCCGGCGGTGGCCTTGGACTGGCCACGGTGGCAGCAGGACGCGGCGGGGGACGA CCCGGTGGCCGAGGTGACAGGCAACACACATCTTCTCGCAGGGACGACAGCCAGGCTCCGGCAAAGCG TGGTGCCCTTGCGGGTGGATGCGGAGGTGAGGCACGGCCAGGTGACAAAGGACGATGTGATGCAGGACGAGGTGGCACGGGGCAAG GTCACCCCCCACGGAGGCAGGACCGGcccttccccaggcagag CGGCACTAGGCTCCCTTGTGATGCAGCTGCAGGCCCTGGGTGCCGCCATCCTCGGGGACGATGGGGACAACGGTGACCCCTTCTGA
- the LOC142051011 gene encoding uncharacterized protein LOC142051011 isoform X1: MAENHPEPPGTGLQGLVPPSHFVLRPPGPSARMLEAELEAERRRGQALEVELEAGKRRGQALEVELEAERRRSQALEAELEAERRRSQALEVELEAERRRGQAQGAEPGGGQSPEECQATVLLQARLSALGHILTLQERELGRELPPPEVPMAVAPPRLQALLGRWREKVFALLVQLRVQEETQRVLQAQVGALGAAVAAGTRRVTRLELSLRERAATAKLQRRDTERLAQEVTRQRGRAEAAEEALGGLAQAAARLAGVVTAREAEVMAATGTMVTLSARLRRAGQRLRVLQVGGPGLTLSPRLVTPVSPCPLSPGLVAPAVALDWPRWQQDAAGDDPVAEVTGNTHLLAGTTARLRQSVVPLRVDAEVRHGQVTKDDVMQDEVARGKVTPHGGRTGPSPGRAALGSLVMQLQALGAAILGDDGDNGDPF, encoded by the exons ATGGCCGAGAATCACCCAGAGCCACCAGGTACTG GTCTGCAGGGTCTCGTCCCCCCATCACACTTCGTGctccgcccccccggccccagTGCCAG GATGCTGGAGGCGGAGCTTGAGGCTGAGAGGAGGAGGGGCCAAGCCTTGGAGGTGGAGCTTGAGGCTGGGAAGAGGCGGGGCCAAGCACTGGAGGTGGAGCTTGAGGCTGAGAGGAGGCGGAGCCAGGCCTTGGAGGCAGAGCTTGAGGCTGAGAGGAGGCGGAGCCAGGCCCTGGAGGTGGAGCTTGAGGCTGAGAGGAGGCGTGGTCAAGCCCAGGGGGCGGAGCCTGGTGGGGGTCAGTCCCCAGAGGAG TGCCAGGCCACAGTACTGCTCCAGGCCCGGCTCAGCGCCCTCGGCCACATCCTGACCCTGCAGGAGCGTGAACTGGGCCGtgag ctgcccccccccGAGGTCCCCATGGCGGTGGCCCCCCCCCGGCTGCAGGCACTTTTGGGGCGCTGGCGGGAGAAGGTCTTCGCCCTCCTGGTGCAGCTGCGGGTGCAGGAGGAGACGCAGCGGGTGCTGCAGGCGCAG GTCGGGGCGCTGGGGGCGGCGGTGGCAGCGGGGACGCGCCGGGTGACGCGGCTGGAGCTGAGCCTGCGTGAGAGGGCAGCCACCGCCAAACTGCAGCGTCGGGACACCGAG CGCCTGGCGCAGGAGGTGACGCGGCAGCGGGGACGGGCAGAGGCGGCTGAGGAGGCACTGGGGGGACTGGCCCAGGCGGCTGCCAg GCTGGCCGGGGTGGTGACAGCACGCGAGGCTGAGGTGATGGCAGCCACCGGGACCATGGTGACCCTCAGCGCCCGCCTGCGCCGCGCGGGACAGCGGCTCCGCGTCCTCCAGG TGGGTGGCCCTGGACTCACCCTGTCCCCAAGGCTGGTGACCCCGGTGTCACCCTGTCCCCTGTCTCCAGGGCTGGTGGCTCCGGCGGTGGCCTTGGACTGGCCACGGTGGCAGCAGGACGCGGCGGGGGACGA CCCGGTGGCCGAGGTGACAGGCAACACACATCTTCTCGCAGGGACGACAGCCAGGCTCCGGCAAAGCG TGGTGCCCTTGCGGGTGGATGCGGAGGTGAGGCACGGCCAGGTGACAAAGGACGATGTGATGCAGGACGAGGTGGCACGGGGCAAG GTCACCCCCCACGGAGGCAGGACCGGcccttccccaggcagag CGGCACTAGGCTCCCTTGTGATGCAGCTGCAGGCCCTGGGTGCCGCCATCCTCGGGGACGATGGGGACAACGGTGACCCCTTCTGA
- the LOC142051011 gene encoding uncharacterized protein LOC142051011 isoform X6: MAENHPEPPGTGLQGLVPPSHFVLRPPGPSARMLEAELEAERRRGQALEVELEAGKRRGQALEVELEAERRRSQALEAELEAERRRSQALEVELEAERRRGQAQGAEPGGGQSPEECQATVLLQARLSALGHILTLQERELGRELPPPEVPMAVAPPRLQALLGRWREKVFALLVQLRVQEETQRVLQAQVGALGAAVAAGTRRVTRLELSLRERAATAKLQRRDTERLAQEVTRQRGRAEAAEEALGGLAQAAARAGGSGGGLGLATVAAGRGGGRPGGRGDRQHTSSRRDDSQAPAKRGALAGGCGGEARPGDKGRCDAGRGGTGQGHPPRRQDRPFPRQSGTRLPCDAAAGPGCRHPRGRWGQR; this comes from the exons ATGGCCGAGAATCACCCAGAGCCACCAGGTACTG GTCTGCAGGGTCTCGTCCCCCCATCACACTTCGTGctccgcccccccggccccagTGCCAG GATGCTGGAGGCGGAGCTTGAGGCTGAGAGGAGGAGGGGCCAAGCCTTGGAGGTGGAGCTTGAGGCTGGGAAGAGGCGGGGCCAAGCACTGGAGGTGGAGCTTGAGGCTGAGAGGAGGCGGAGCCAGGCCTTGGAGGCAGAGCTTGAGGCTGAGAGGAGGCGGAGCCAGGCCCTGGAGGTGGAGCTTGAGGCTGAGAGGAGGCGTGGTCAAGCCCAGGGGGCGGAGCCTGGTGGGGGTCAGTCCCCAGAGGAG TGCCAGGCCACAGTACTGCTCCAGGCCCGGCTCAGCGCCCTCGGCCACATCCTGACCCTGCAGGAGCGTGAACTGGGCCGtgag ctgcccccccccGAGGTCCCCATGGCGGTGGCCCCCCCCCGGCTGCAGGCACTTTTGGGGCGCTGGCGGGAGAAGGTCTTCGCCCTCCTGGTGCAGCTGCGGGTGCAGGAGGAGACGCAGCGGGTGCTGCAGGCGCAG GTCGGGGCGCTGGGGGCGGCGGTGGCAGCGGGGACGCGCCGGGTGACGCGGCTGGAGCTGAGCCTGCGTGAGAGGGCAGCCACCGCCAAACTGCAGCGTCGGGACACCGAG CGCCTGGCGCAGGAGGTGACGCGGCAGCGGGGACGGGCAGAGGCGGCTGAGGAGGCACTGGGGGGACTGGCCCAGGCGGCTGCCAg GGCTGGTGGCTCCGGCGGTGGCCTTGGACTGGCCACGGTGGCAGCAGGACGCGGCGGGGGACGA CCCGGTGGCCGAGGTGACAGGCAACACACATCTTCTCGCAGGGACGACAGCCAGGCTCCGGCAAAGCG TGGTGCCCTTGCGGGTGGATGCGGAGGTGAGGCACGGCCAGGTGACAAAGGACGATGTGATGCAGGACGAGGTGGCACGGGGCAAG GTCACCCCCCACGGAGGCAGGACCGGcccttccccaggcagag CGGCACTAGGCTCCCTTGTGATGCAGCTGCAGGCCCTGGGTGCCGCCATCCTCGGGGACGATGGGGACAACGGTGA
- the LOC142051011 gene encoding coiled-coil alpha-helical rod protein 1-like isoform X4 has protein sequence MAENHPEPPGLQGLVPPSHFVLRPPGPSARMLEAELEAERRRGQALEVELEAGKRRGQALEVELEAERRRSQALEAELEAERRRSQALEVELEAERRRGQAQGAEPGGGQSPEECQATVLLQARLSALGHILTLQERELGRELPPPEVPMAVAPPRLQALLGRWREKVFALLVQLRVQEETQRVLQAQVGALGAAVAAGTRRVTRLELSLRERAATAKLQRRDTERLAQEVTRQRGRAEAAEEALGGLAQAAARLAGVVTAREAEVMAATGTMVTLSARLRRAGQRLRVLQGLVAPAVALDWPRWQQDAAGDDPVAEVTGNTHLLAGTTARLRQSVVPLRVDAEVRHGQVTKDDVMQDEVARGKVTPHGGRTGPSPGRAALGSLVMQLQALGAAILGDDGDNGDPF, from the exons ATGGCCGAGAATCACCCAGAGCCACCAG GTCTGCAGGGTCTCGTCCCCCCATCACACTTCGTGctccgcccccccggccccagTGCCAG GATGCTGGAGGCGGAGCTTGAGGCTGAGAGGAGGAGGGGCCAAGCCTTGGAGGTGGAGCTTGAGGCTGGGAAGAGGCGGGGCCAAGCACTGGAGGTGGAGCTTGAGGCTGAGAGGAGGCGGAGCCAGGCCTTGGAGGCAGAGCTTGAGGCTGAGAGGAGGCGGAGCCAGGCCCTGGAGGTGGAGCTTGAGGCTGAGAGGAGGCGTGGTCAAGCCCAGGGGGCGGAGCCTGGTGGGGGTCAGTCCCCAGAGGAG TGCCAGGCCACAGTACTGCTCCAGGCCCGGCTCAGCGCCCTCGGCCACATCCTGACCCTGCAGGAGCGTGAACTGGGCCGtgag ctgcccccccccGAGGTCCCCATGGCGGTGGCCCCCCCCCGGCTGCAGGCACTTTTGGGGCGCTGGCGGGAGAAGGTCTTCGCCCTCCTGGTGCAGCTGCGGGTGCAGGAGGAGACGCAGCGGGTGCTGCAGGCGCAG GTCGGGGCGCTGGGGGCGGCGGTGGCAGCGGGGACGCGCCGGGTGACGCGGCTGGAGCTGAGCCTGCGTGAGAGGGCAGCCACCGCCAAACTGCAGCGTCGGGACACCGAG CGCCTGGCGCAGGAGGTGACGCGGCAGCGGGGACGGGCAGAGGCGGCTGAGGAGGCACTGGGGGGACTGGCCCAGGCGGCTGCCAg GCTGGCCGGGGTGGTGACAGCACGCGAGGCTGAGGTGATGGCAGCCACCGGGACCATGGTGACCCTCAGCGCCCGCCTGCGCCGCGCGGGACAGCGGCTCCGCGTCCTCCAGG GGCTGGTGGCTCCGGCGGTGGCCTTGGACTGGCCACGGTGGCAGCAGGACGCGGCGGGGGACGA CCCGGTGGCCGAGGTGACAGGCAACACACATCTTCTCGCAGGGACGACAGCCAGGCTCCGGCAAAGCG TGGTGCCCTTGCGGGTGGATGCGGAGGTGAGGCACGGCCAGGTGACAAAGGACGATGTGATGCAGGACGAGGTGGCACGGGGCAAG GTCACCCCCCACGGAGGCAGGACCGGcccttccccaggcagag CGGCACTAGGCTCCCTTGTGATGCAGCTGCAGGCCCTGGGTGCCGCCATCCTCGGGGACGATGGGGACAACGGTGACCCCTTCTGA